One segment of Enterobacter ludwigii DNA contains the following:
- the urtD gene encoding urea ABC transporter ATP-binding protein UrtD codes for MQPAEGLFTRQLPGDRYRDQTDPVLQLEAINVNFDGFQALTDLSLNIGVGELRCVIGPNGAGKTTLMDVITGKTRPKSGRALYDQSIDLTALEPAEIARQGIGRKFQKPTVFEALSVWENLEIAMKTDKSVWASLRARLNGEQRDRIDEMLLLLRLGGERDRRAGLLSHGQKQFLEIGMLLVQDPHLLLLDEPAAGMTDAETDYTAELFRTLAGKHSLMVVEHDMGFVETIADHVTVLHQGRVLAEGSLRQVQANEQVIEVYLGR; via the coding sequence ATGCAGCCAGCCGAAGGATTATTTACCCGCCAGTTACCCGGGGATCGCTATCGTGACCAGACCGATCCGGTGCTGCAGCTTGAAGCCATCAACGTGAATTTTGATGGTTTTCAGGCGCTGACGGACCTCTCACTGAACATTGGCGTGGGTGAATTGCGCTGCGTGATTGGCCCCAACGGTGCGGGAAAAACGACATTAATGGACGTGATTACCGGCAAAACGCGGCCTAAAAGCGGCAGAGCGCTGTACGATCAATCCATCGACCTGACGGCGCTTGAACCCGCCGAGATTGCCCGCCAGGGCATCGGACGTAAGTTCCAGAAGCCCACGGTCTTTGAAGCGCTCTCGGTGTGGGAAAACCTTGAGATTGCGATGAAAACCGACAAGTCCGTCTGGGCGAGCCTGCGGGCCAGACTCAACGGCGAGCAGCGGGACCGTATTGACGAGATGCTGCTCTTGCTGCGGCTTGGCGGTGAGCGCGATCGCCGCGCCGGGCTGCTTTCGCACGGGCAAAAGCAGTTTCTGGAGATTGGCATGCTGCTGGTGCAGGACCCGCATCTGCTGTTGCTGGATGAACCGGCGGCCGGAATGACCGACGCGGAGACCGACTATACGGCTGAGCTGTTCAGAACCCTTGCGGGCAAACACTCCCTGATGGTGGTCGAGCACGATATGGGCTTTGTCGAAACCATTGCCGATCACGTGACGGTACTGCACCAGGGACGCGTGCTGGCGGAGGGGTCACTTCGCCAGGTGCAGGCGAATGAGCAGGTCATAGAAGTCTATCTGGGACGCTAA
- the ftrA gene encoding transcriptional regulator FtrA — MPENSKKMTNLRQISRPQVIVLAYDGLCTFEFGVAVEIFGLPRPELGDEWYRFAVAGVDSGELRATGGIRLITDGDLTLLETADLIVVPGWRGLDSPVPPALCAALRKANARGCQLLSICSGVFVLAAAGLLDGRKATTHWRYIEALKARYPAIEVVEDVLYQDDGDILTSAGSAAGIDLCLHVVRRDYGMEIANTVARRLVIPPHRDGSQPQQLSRPVAQLRESQRLGQLFDFLHTHLAVSHSVDSLARRVGMSQRTFLRRFQDATGTTPARWLLNERLLRAKDYLESSRLSIDSIAEQTGFGQASTLRHHFRQQFALSPAQYRKHYSRPGR, encoded by the coding sequence ATGCCAGAAAACAGCAAAAAGATGACAAACTTAAGACAGATTTCCCGCCCTCAGGTCATTGTGCTGGCGTATGACGGTTTGTGTACCTTTGAGTTTGGCGTGGCAGTGGAAATCTTTGGTCTGCCGCGTCCGGAGCTGGGAGACGAATGGTATCGTTTTGCCGTCGCGGGCGTAGACAGCGGTGAACTTCGGGCGACCGGCGGGATTCGCCTCATCACCGACGGCGATTTAACCCTGCTTGAGACGGCCGACCTGATCGTCGTGCCCGGCTGGCGAGGACTGGATTCACCGGTTCCACCCGCGCTCTGCGCGGCATTACGTAAGGCCAATGCGCGGGGATGCCAGCTTTTGTCGATCTGTTCCGGCGTGTTTGTTCTTGCCGCTGCCGGGCTGCTGGATGGGCGTAAAGCCACAACGCACTGGCGCTATATTGAGGCGCTTAAGGCCCGTTACCCGGCCATCGAGGTGGTTGAAGATGTACTTTATCAGGACGACGGCGACATTCTCACCTCGGCGGGCAGCGCGGCAGGCATCGATTTATGCCTGCACGTAGTCCGGCGGGATTATGGGATGGAAATCGCCAACACCGTAGCGCGTCGTCTGGTCATTCCCCCGCACCGGGATGGCTCACAGCCGCAGCAGCTAAGCCGCCCGGTGGCGCAACTGCGCGAAAGTCAGCGTCTCGGTCAGCTGTTTGATTTTCTGCACACCCATCTTGCCGTATCGCACAGCGTTGATTCACTGGCGCGTCGGGTCGGCATGAGTCAACGCACCTTTCTGCGCCGCTTTCAGGATGCGACCGGCACCACGCCCGCGCGCTGGCTGCTCAATGAGCGCCTGCTGAGGGCAAAGGATTATCTGGAAAGCAGTCGCTTAAGTATCGACAGCATCGCGGAGCAGACCGGATTCGGTCAGGCATCGACCCTGCGTCACCATTTTCGGCAGCAGTTCGCCCTTTCACCGGCCCAGTATCGCAAACATTATTCGCGGCCTGGCCGTTAG
- the zinT gene encoding metal-binding protein ZinT — MAAHIGKFAMTLGALLVSGQLFAHSHGHQMTEAEQKAANGVFEDKDVKDRKLSDWDGTWQSVYPLLLDGALDPVFKQKAQKDKKSFDEVKAYYRTGYATDVEAIGIENNVMVFHKGKAIGRCQYDYSGYKILTYASGKKGVRYLFECKDPDSKAPKFVQFSDHTIAPKASSHFHIFMGNTSHEALLKEMDNWPTYYPNEMYKQQVVDEMLHH; from the coding sequence TTGGCTGCACATATTGGCAAATTTGCAATGACTCTGGGGGCGCTGCTGGTAAGCGGTCAGCTGTTTGCCCATTCGCATGGTCATCAGATGACGGAAGCGGAACAGAAGGCGGCGAACGGCGTCTTTGAGGATAAAGACGTCAAAGACAGAAAGCTGTCTGACTGGGATGGGACATGGCAATCCGTCTATCCGCTTTTGCTCGATGGCGCGCTGGATCCGGTTTTTAAACAGAAAGCGCAGAAGGATAAAAAATCCTTCGACGAGGTGAAAGCTTACTACCGCACAGGGTATGCGACGGACGTTGAGGCTATCGGCATCGAAAACAACGTGATGGTATTCCACAAAGGTAAGGCTATCGGTCGCTGCCAGTATGATTACAGCGGCTATAAGATCCTGACTTATGCATCAGGTAAGAAAGGGGTTCGCTATCTGTTCGAGTGTAAAGATCCGGACAGCAAGGCGCCGAAGTTTGTCCAGTTCAGCGACCATACCATCGCCCCAAAAGCATCTTCCCATTTCCATATTTTTATGGGCAACACCTCCCACGAGGCGCTGCTAAAAGAGATGGATAACTGGCCGACGTACTACCCGAACGAAATGTACAAACAGCAGGTGGTCGACGAGATGCTGCACCATTAA
- the urtB gene encoding urea ABC transporter permease subunit UrtB — protein sequence MNAIRTIIAIVWLTGLLPGMVQASDADQFVAASRSQQAELLTQWATAPEAARLPLLQALQSESLYTDSQKHAFAQRQGAMVSLGETKAAAGQTKAVRLTNRLRNLVATAMATHQLVSDSVTERRAAARQLQRDAQPEMLDFLQKQVSSETDDVARQSLKLALANLQLASPKAAVRLNAVALLGQSDDPDVQSRLMPYTQAGSEPDAGVRAAAAESLKQIEHRLMWGDLLGQAFMGLSLGSVLLLAALGLAITYGLLGVINMAHGEMLMLGAYATWMVQQVMAGFAPQWLALYPIVALPVAFIVTASIGMVLERTVIRHLYGRPLETLLATWGISLMIIQLVRMTFGAQNLEVANPAWLSGGVQVFANLTLPWNRIVVLGFVLLVLFFTWLILNKTRLGLNVRAVTQNRSMAACCGVPTGRVDMLAFGLGSGIAGLGGVALSQLGNVGPELGQGYIIDSFLVVVLGGVGQLAGSVAAAFGLGIFNKILEPQMGAVLGKILILVAIILFIQKRPQGLFALKGRVTD from the coding sequence ATGAACGCCATACGCACGATCATCGCTATTGTGTGGCTTACCGGACTGCTGCCAGGGATGGTGCAGGCATCGGATGCCGACCAATTCGTGGCCGCCAGTCGCAGCCAGCAGGCAGAACTGTTGACGCAGTGGGCAACCGCACCGGAGGCGGCACGGTTGCCGCTGCTCCAGGCGCTACAAAGTGAAAGTCTCTATACCGACAGCCAGAAACATGCGTTTGCACAACGCCAGGGGGCAATGGTTTCCCTGGGTGAAACAAAAGCCGCAGCAGGCCAAACCAAAGCCGTGCGTCTGACCAACCGGCTGCGCAATCTGGTGGCGACGGCAATGGCAACCCATCAACTTGTGAGTGACAGTGTCACGGAAAGGCGTGCGGCAGCTCGTCAACTCCAGCGGGATGCGCAGCCTGAAATGCTCGATTTCCTGCAAAAACAGGTGAGCAGCGAAACGGATGATGTGGCCCGTCAGTCGCTGAAGCTGGCGCTGGCGAACCTCCAGCTGGCAAGTCCGAAGGCTGCGGTGCGCCTGAACGCTGTGGCGCTGTTAGGGCAATCAGACGATCCGGACGTTCAGTCCCGGCTGATGCCGTATACGCAGGCAGGATCGGAGCCGGATGCCGGCGTGCGTGCTGCCGCTGCCGAAAGTCTGAAACAGATTGAGCATCGCCTGATGTGGGGCGATCTGCTTGGTCAGGCGTTTATGGGGCTCTCGCTGGGGTCGGTACTGTTGCTCGCCGCGCTGGGGCTGGCAATTACCTACGGCCTGCTGGGGGTGATTAACATGGCTCACGGGGAGATGCTGATGCTGGGCGCGTACGCCACCTGGATGGTTCAGCAGGTGATGGCCGGCTTCGCCCCACAGTGGCTGGCGCTCTACCCGATCGTTGCGCTGCCGGTGGCGTTTATTGTGACCGCCAGCATCGGGATGGTGCTCGAGCGTACCGTTATTCGTCATTTGTATGGCCGACCGCTGGAAACGCTGCTGGCGACATGGGGTATCAGCCTGATGATTATTCAGCTGGTACGCATGACGTTTGGCGCCCAGAACCTGGAGGTGGCAAACCCGGCATGGCTGTCCGGTGGCGTGCAGGTGTTTGCCAATCTGACGCTACCGTGGAACCGCATTGTGGTACTGGGTTTTGTGCTGCTGGTGCTGTTCTTCACGTGGCTCATTCTGAACAAAACCCGTCTTGGACTGAACGTGCGCGCAGTGACCCAAAATCGCAGCATGGCAGCCTGCTGCGGGGTACCGACAGGTCGCGTCGATATGCTGGCCTTTGGGCTTGGCTCGGGGATTGCGGGTCTGGGGGGCGTGGCGTTATCGCAGTTAGGCAACGTTGGGCCAGAACTGGGCCAGGGTTACATCATCGACTCGTTCCTGGTGGTGGTGCTTGGCGGGGTGGGTCAACTGGCAGGTAGCGTGGCCGCGGCGTTTGGGCTGGGGATCTTTAATAAAATTCTCGAACCGCAAATGGGGGCAGTATTGGGCAAAATCCTGATCCTGGTGGCGATTATTCTGTTTATTCAGAAACGTCCGCAGGGGTTATTCGCACTGAAAGGGAGGGTTACTGACTGA
- a CDS encoding DUF2554 family protein, translating into MMRKGLTLILLVCGLFSGQLMAGHKGHEYVWVKNVEHQLRHEADSDELRSVAEESAEGLREHHLWQKSRKPDTHFR; encoded by the coding sequence ATGATGAGAAAAGGGTTAACGCTGATATTGCTGGTGTGTGGGTTATTTTCAGGTCAGCTGATGGCAGGACATAAAGGCCATGAATATGTGTGGGTAAAGAATGTGGAGCATCAGCTCCGCCATGAAGCGGATAGCGATGAATTACGCAGCGTTGCAGAAGAGTCTGCGGAAGGTTTGCGCGAACACCACCTGTGGCAGAAATCGCGCAAACCTGACACGCACTTTCGGTAA
- the ydeE gene encoding efflux MFS transporter YdeE codes for MKPSLRRSTAALLASSLLLTIGRGATLPFMTIYLTRVFNMSVENIGYALTIALTVGVVFSMGFGILADKFDKKRYMLISIVAFIAGFVAIPLVDNVTLVVLFFSLINCAYSVFSTVLKAWFADVLTSSQKARVFSLNYSFLNIGWTIGPPVGTLLVMYSLQLPFWLAAFCAALPLGFIHFFVQKSVALDATEEKMPWQPSVLLKDRALFWYTLSGLLASYVGGSFASCISQYVLAANADSNFAQNVVAVVLPVNAAVVVTLQYVIGRKISATNIRPLMTVGTLFFVLGLGGFMLSGENLVYWGIAAAVFTLGEIIYAPGEYMLIDNIAPPGMKASYFSAQALGWLGAAANPMITGIILTNLPHWSLFAIMMVAIVIAWLMILRGMSVKAWCESLGRRQTR; via the coding sequence ATGAAACCATCACTCAGGCGCTCAACCGCAGCGCTGCTGGCGTCGTCGTTATTATTAACCATTGGTCGTGGGGCAACGCTGCCGTTTATGACCATCTATCTCACGCGCGTATTTAATATGAGCGTTGAGAATATTGGTTATGCCCTGACCATTGCGCTTACCGTCGGTGTGGTATTCAGTATGGGGTTTGGCATCCTCGCCGATAAGTTTGATAAAAAGCGCTACATGCTGATTTCTATCGTCGCCTTTATTGCCGGGTTTGTTGCTATCCCGCTGGTGGATAACGTCACGCTGGTGGTGCTCTTCTTTTCCCTGATTAACTGCGCCTATTCGGTATTTTCAACGGTGCTGAAGGCCTGGTTTGCCGATGTGCTGACCTCGAGCCAAAAAGCGCGCGTTTTCTCGCTAAACTATAGCTTCCTGAACATTGGCTGGACGATCGGGCCGCCGGTGGGCACCTTACTGGTGATGTACAGCCTGCAGCTGCCGTTCTGGCTGGCCGCTTTTTGTGCCGCATTGCCGCTCGGTTTTATCCATTTCTTCGTGCAAAAAAGCGTTGCGCTCGATGCCACCGAAGAGAAAATGCCGTGGCAACCGTCTGTACTGCTTAAAGACCGCGCCCTCTTCTGGTACACCCTTTCCGGCCTGCTGGCGTCGTATGTGGGCGGGTCATTCGCCAGCTGTATTTCGCAGTACGTGCTGGCTGCGAATGCCGACAGCAACTTTGCGCAAAACGTGGTCGCCGTGGTGCTGCCGGTGAATGCTGCGGTGGTCGTCACCCTGCAATACGTTATCGGTCGCAAGATCTCCGCCACCAATATACGTCCGCTGATGACGGTGGGAACACTCTTCTTCGTCCTGGGTCTGGGCGGTTTTATGCTCTCCGGGGAAAACCTGGTCTACTGGGGCATTGCGGCAGCAGTGTTTACGCTGGGTGAGATTATCTATGCACCTGGCGAATATATGCTGATCGACAATATTGCCCCGCCGGGTATGAAAGCGAGTTACTTCTCTGCCCAGGCGCTGGGCTGGCTTGGGGCGGCGGCAAACCCGATGATCACCGGTATTATCCTTACCAACCTGCCGCACTGGTCACTGTTTGCGATCATGATGGTTGCCATCGTGATTGCCTGGCTGATGATTTTGCGTGGGATGAGCGTGAAGGCGTGGTGCGAAAGCTTGGGGCGGCGGCAAACCCGATGA
- a CDS encoding rhodanese-like domain-containing protein translates to MSYVTEFPAAEPQEAVTHFLRRLSVETDCADVHHAITNHEQDFVLLHVVGSPQQFTRRHVPGAVHMPWRQITAERMAQWPDGTLFVVYCAGPHCNGADRAALKLARLGLPVKIMLGGITGWEDEKFEFASQESLSAL, encoded by the coding sequence ATGAGTTATGTTACTGAATTTCCGGCTGCTGAACCCCAGGAAGCCGTTACCCATTTTCTGCGCCGCCTGAGCGTCGAGACCGATTGCGCCGATGTGCATCATGCCATTACGAATCACGAGCAGGATTTCGTCCTGCTGCACGTCGTCGGGAGCCCGCAGCAGTTCACCCGCCGTCACGTTCCCGGTGCGGTACATATGCCGTGGCGTCAGATTACCGCCGAACGCATGGCCCAGTGGCCTGACGGCACGCTGTTTGTGGTCTATTGCGCCGGGCCTCACTGCAACGGTGCGGACAGAGCCGCGCTGAAGCTGGCGCGTCTGGGGCTGCCGGTGAAAATTATGCTCGGCGGGATCACCGGCTGGGAAGATGAAAAGTTTGAGTTTGCGAGCCAGGAATCGCTCTCCGCACTGTGA
- a CDS encoding cobalamin-independent methionine synthase II family protein gives MQRHHAPYRADVVGSFLRPDAIKQARLKFASGEIDAGQLRAVEDEAIRHVVEQQCACGLHVVTDGEFRRAWWHFDFFDGLQGVERYDSQQGIQFNGVQTKAHGVRVTGKLGFGDHPMLADFRYLKSISGNAQPKMTIPSPSVLHFRGGRKDIDATVYPDLKDYFDDLATTWRDAIRAFYDAGCRYLQLDDTVWAYLCSDDQRRQIRERGDDADELARIYARVLNKALEGKPDDLTIGLHVCRGNFRSTWISEGGYEPVAEVLFGTVNVDAFFLEYDNDRSGDFAPLRFVRPGKQQVVLGLITTKNGELENPEGVKARLEEAAKYVAKEQICLSPQCGFASTEEGNSLSETQQWDKVRLVTQIASEVW, from the coding sequence ATGCAACGACACCATGCCCCATACCGCGCCGATGTAGTCGGCAGCTTTTTACGTCCGGATGCCATCAAACAGGCTCGCCTGAAATTCGCCAGCGGCGAAATTGATGCCGGGCAGCTACGTGCGGTTGAGGATGAGGCGATCCGCCATGTTGTCGAGCAGCAGTGCGCCTGTGGGTTGCATGTGGTGACTGACGGTGAATTTCGTCGTGCCTGGTGGCACTTTGATTTCTTCGACGGTCTGCAGGGTGTTGAGCGTTACGATTCTCAGCAGGGTATTCAGTTCAACGGTGTTCAGACCAAAGCCCACGGCGTGCGCGTGACCGGCAAGCTGGGCTTTGGCGATCACCCGATGCTGGCGGATTTCCGCTACCTGAAAAGCATTAGCGGCAATGCTCAGCCGAAGATGACCATTCCCAGCCCGAGCGTGCTGCATTTCCGCGGTGGGCGCAAAGACATTGATGCAACGGTCTACCCGGATCTGAAGGACTATTTTGACGATCTGGCGACCACCTGGCGGGACGCGATCCGGGCGTTTTACGACGCGGGCTGCCGTTATCTGCAGCTGGATGACACCGTCTGGGCCTATCTCTGTTCGGACGATCAACGTCGTCAGATCCGCGAGCGTGGTGACGATGCCGACGAGCTGGCGCGTATATATGCCCGCGTTCTGAATAAGGCACTGGAGGGCAAGCCGGACGATCTCACCATCGGCCTGCATGTCTGTCGCGGCAACTTCCGTTCAACCTGGATTTCCGAAGGGGGCTATGAGCCGGTGGCTGAAGTGCTGTTCGGGACGGTCAACGTGGATGCCTTTTTCCTTGAGTACGACAATGACCGGAGCGGTGATTTTGCGCCACTGCGTTTTGTTCGCCCGGGCAAGCAGCAGGTGGTGCTCGGTCTTATCACCACTAAAAATGGCGAGCTGGAGAACCCGGAAGGGGTGAAGGCGCGTCTGGAGGAGGCGGCGAAATACGTGGCTAAAGAGCAGATTTGCCTGAGCCCGCAGTGCGGATTTGCCTCTACCGAAGAGGGCAACAGCCTGAGTGAAACCCAGCAGTGGGACAAAGTCCGCCTGGTGACGCAGATCGCCAGCGAAGTCTGGTAA
- the urtC gene encoding urea ABC transporter permease subunit UrtC gives MSQPLTLTLARKAPRTTQIAGSLIVACLLILPFFALLPATHPLAISTWMLTLTGKILCYAIVAVALDLVWGYAGMLSLGHGIFFALGGYAMGMYLMRQAAGDGLPAFMSFLSWSELPWFWWGTQHFVWALVLIVMVPGLLALVFGWFAFRSKIKGVYFSIMTQALTYAGMLLFFRNETGFGGNNGFTGFTTLLGFSVTATTTRIALFLATVMLLLIALGTGFALAKSKFGRILTAVRDAENRLTFCGYDPRGFKLLVWTLSAVLCGLAGALYVPQVGIINPGEMSPTNSIEAAIWVALGGRGTLVGPVIGAALVNGAKSVFTVALPEYWQLFLGLIFIAVTLFLPRGVYGLFRKGEH, from the coding sequence ATGAGCCAGCCGCTTACCTTAACGCTGGCGCGCAAAGCGCCACGCACGACGCAGATAGCCGGTAGCCTGATCGTGGCCTGCCTGCTGATTTTACCGTTTTTCGCCTTACTGCCCGCGACGCATCCGCTGGCGATTTCGACCTGGATGCTCACGCTCACGGGTAAGATCCTCTGCTATGCCATTGTCGCCGTGGCGCTCGATCTGGTCTGGGGCTATGCCGGAATGCTCTCCCTGGGGCACGGTATCTTCTTCGCGCTGGGCGGCTATGCGATGGGCATGTACCTGATGCGCCAGGCGGCGGGTGACGGGCTGCCCGCGTTTATGTCGTTTCTCTCCTGGAGTGAACTGCCGTGGTTCTGGTGGGGGACGCAGCACTTTGTCTGGGCACTGGTATTAATTGTGATGGTGCCGGGGCTGCTGGCGCTGGTGTTTGGCTGGTTTGCCTTTCGCTCAAAAATCAAAGGGGTCTATTTTTCGATCATGACCCAGGCGCTGACGTACGCGGGGATGTTGCTGTTCTTTCGCAATGAAACCGGCTTTGGCGGGAATAACGGTTTTACCGGTTTTACCACGCTGCTTGGGTTTTCCGTTACCGCGACCACCACCCGTATCGCGCTGTTTCTGGCTACCGTGATGCTGTTGCTGATAGCGCTGGGCACAGGCTTCGCGCTGGCGAAAAGTAAGTTCGGTCGCATTCTGACCGCGGTGCGTGACGCCGAAAACCGCCTGACGTTTTGCGGGTACGATCCCCGCGGTTTCAAGCTGCTGGTGTGGACACTTTCAGCCGTACTCTGCGGTCTGGCTGGCGCACTGTATGTGCCGCAGGTGGGCATTATCAACCCGGGTGAAATGTCGCCAACCAACTCAATTGAAGCGGCCATCTGGGTTGCGCTGGGGGGGCGCGGCACGCTGGTCGGCCCGGTGATAGGCGCGGCGCTGGTGAACGGTGCGAAGAGCGTCTTTACCGTTGCCCTGCCGGAATACTGGCAGCTGTTTCTGGGGCTGATTTTCATCGCCGTGACGCTGTTTTTACCGCGCGGTGTCTACGGTCTGTTTCGTAAGGGAGAACACTGA
- the urtA gene encoding urea ABC transporter substrate-binding protein — translation MHRRTLLKAFALSASVVAMGMSFGAQAADTIKVGIMHSLSGTMAISETPLKDVALMTIDEINAKGGVLGKKLEPVVVDPASNWPLFAEKARQLLSQDKVAVVFGCWTSVSRKSVLPVFEELNGLLFYPVQYEGEEMSPNVFYTGAAPNQQAIPAVEYLMSEDGGSAKRFFLLGTDYVYPRTTNKILRAFLHSKGVEDKDIEEVYTPFGHSDYQTIVSSIKKFSAGGKTAVVSTINGDSNVPFYKELANQGLKATDVPVVAFSVGEEELRGIDTKPLVGNLAAWNYFESVDNPTNQAFVADYKAYARAHKLPNADTVVTNDPMEATYVGIHMWAQAVEKAGTTDVDKVRAAMAGQSFKAPSGFTLTMDATNHHLHKPVMIGEIEGNGQFNVVWQTEQPVRAQPWSPFIAGNDKKPDQPMKTASN, via the coding sequence ATGCACCGTCGTACCTTATTAAAAGCCTTCGCATTGTCCGCGTCTGTCGTAGCTATGGGGATGAGTTTTGGCGCTCAGGCGGCCGATACCATCAAGGTGGGGATCATGCATTCCCTTTCCGGCACGATGGCGATTTCCGAAACCCCGCTTAAAGATGTTGCGCTGATGACCATCGATGAGATCAACGCCAAAGGGGGCGTGCTGGGTAAGAAGCTGGAACCGGTAGTGGTTGACCCGGCCTCGAACTGGCCGCTGTTTGCCGAAAAAGCGCGCCAGCTGCTGAGCCAGGACAAAGTGGCGGTGGTGTTTGGTTGCTGGACGTCGGTGTCGCGTAAATCGGTGCTGCCGGTGTTTGAGGAGCTGAACGGACTGCTGTTCTACCCGGTGCAGTATGAGGGTGAAGAGATGTCACCTAACGTCTTCTATACCGGTGCCGCGCCAAACCAGCAGGCGATCCCGGCGGTGGAGTACCTGATGAGTGAAGACGGAGGCAGCGCGAAACGCTTCTTCCTGTTAGGCACCGACTACGTTTATCCCCGCACCACGAATAAAATCTTGCGTGCTTTCCTGCATTCGAAAGGGGTGGAAGACAAAGACATTGAAGAGGTATACACCCCGTTTGGTCACAGCGATTACCAGACAATCGTTTCCAGTATCAAAAAATTCTCTGCCGGAGGTAAAACCGCGGTGGTTTCCACCATCAACGGCGACTCCAACGTTCCATTCTATAAAGAGCTGGCTAACCAGGGCCTGAAAGCTACCGATGTTCCGGTTGTGGCCTTCTCCGTGGGAGAAGAGGAGCTGCGCGGGATCGACACCAAACCGCTGGTGGGCAACCTGGCGGCGTGGAACTACTTTGAGTCCGTTGATAACCCGACCAACCAGGCGTTTGTGGCGGATTACAAAGCGTATGCCAGGGCACACAAATTGCCGAATGCCGACACCGTGGTCACCAACGACCCGATGGAAGCCACCTACGTCGGGATCCACATGTGGGCGCAGGCGGTTGAAAAAGCAGGTACCACCGACGTCGATAAAGTTCGGGCGGCAATGGCCGGTCAGTCCTTCAAGGCACCTTCAGGCTTTACGCTCACCATGGATGCCACCAACCACCATCTGCATAAGCCGGTCATGATTGGCGAAATTGAAGGTAACGGCCAGTTTAATGTGGTCTGGCAGACGGAACAGCCGGTGCGCGCCCAGCCGTGGAGTCCCTTCATTGCCGGTAATGACAAAAAGCCCGATCAGCCGATGAAAACCGCCAGCAACTAA
- the urtE gene encoding urea ABC transporter ATP-binding subunit UrtE: MLQVNELNQYYGGSHILRGVSFEAATGEVTCLLGRNGVGKTTLLKCLMGLIPVKTGDIIWQGKKITHSKPHQRVQSGVAYVPQGREIFPRLTVEENLLLGLSRFPARDAKRVPEDIWQLFPVLKEMKHRRGGDLSGGQQQQLAIGRALASRPQLLILDEPTEGIQPSVIKEIGLVIRKLADRGDMAILLVEQFYDFAAELADSYLLMSRGTIIQRGRGDTMEQEGVRGLVAI, encoded by the coding sequence ATGTTACAGGTGAACGAACTGAATCAGTATTACGGCGGCAGTCATATTCTGCGCGGGGTCAGTTTTGAGGCGGCGACCGGCGAAGTGACCTGCCTGCTGGGGCGCAACGGGGTGGGGAAAACCACGCTGCTCAAGTGTCTGATGGGCCTGATCCCGGTAAAAACAGGAGACATTATCTGGCAGGGAAAAAAAATCACCCACAGCAAGCCGCACCAGCGCGTGCAGTCGGGTGTGGCCTATGTTCCGCAGGGGCGTGAGATTTTTCCACGCTTAACGGTCGAGGAGAATCTGTTGCTCGGGCTGTCACGCTTCCCCGCCCGCGACGCAAAGCGCGTCCCGGAGGATATCTGGCAGTTGTTCCCGGTGCTTAAAGAGATGAAGCATCGTCGTGGAGGCGATCTCTCCGGCGGTCAGCAGCAACAGCTGGCGATTGGTCGCGCCCTGGCGAGCCGGCCACAGCTGTTAATCCTCGATGAACCCACGGAAGGTATTCAGCCGTCGGTAATCAAAGAGATAGGCCTGGTGATCCGCAAGCTGGCGGACAGAGGGGATATGGCAATCCTGCTCGTAGAGCAGTTTTACGATTTCGCCGCTGAACTTGCCGACAGCTATCTGCTGATGTCGCGCGGGACCATCATTCAGCGTGGACGGGGCGATACAATGGAACAAGAGGGCGTTCGCGGACTGGTTGCGATTTGA